TATTAGCAGTGATCCATGAAGCTAAATGCCATTCTAATCTTACATAATTGGGTTCTACATCAAATACGTCAAGCAAAATATCTGTAGAGGCCTGTGCAACTTTAGGGCCATTAATACCAGTTTCTTTATTTTGAACAATATTTTCAAATCTATAATTGCCTATTAAAGCATTGTTCACACTTGTAGGAACTACATATGCAGAATAAATTTGACCTGGTGTTGGTTGTTCTACAATATACCTCACCCGCTTTACCCCATTGACCGTTATTTGGTTGCTGGCATTTTCTGCATATGCATTTGAAATAGGTACAGCTGTAGGTGTGATCGTAACCCCACTACTATTGGTGATCCCTTGTTCCATTTGCTCAACCGTTGCACGGTCTGCAGGCAGATAACGCACCTCATAAGAAGCACCTGGGATATACTCCCAGTTCACCTCTAGCTGTCCATTTTTATTTTCAAGTCTTGTATTAAAGTCTGTAAAGAAATAACCAACCCCTTGGTTGTTACTGGCTCTTACAGGTGTGGTCACACTGTCATTAGTATGGTAATGCCCTGGTACAATCTCTATCTTATAAAGCTTGCCGCTCGTAAAACGGTTATCTTTAAGCGTATCCCCTACATTATAAATATAACTTTGTGCATCTTCATTACTATTATCGCCTGTCGCCGGAATAGATGATGACGGACTTCTCATAGCTGCATTATTTAAAGCATCTGTTACCAAAAGCTCATAAAACTGAGTCGGATCGTTTGGTGTCCCAATTTCTCTATTTCTTACGCCGTTCCACTGTACCGTAACATCAGGCGTAGCATTAGATAAATTTTTATTGCTTCTTACGATAATGTTGGCTATTGTAGTACTGTAAGAACCAGTTTGAGCATTAGCAAATATATTTATAGGTACTAAACTGATGGTAAGAACTATAAACAGCAGCCAAGCTACTAGTTTCTTTTTATACATCTTCTCCGCCCCCTATCTTAGTGCTACTTTTGAAAGTATTTTTAGTGTTTCTTCTACTGACATGGACTTACTTGGTAATACTTGTCTGTTTGGATTGTTTACGATATTAAGCTCAACCCCAGCATAAACATAGGCTCTGTACTGAGTTTGGAAAGCTCCTATATTGGTTACACTCTGTCTATTTTTAATCTGAACAGATGTAATGGGTCTATTATATACTTTCTCATAGGCCTGCATAATAATATAAATAGCTTCATCCTGTCTGATCACTTTATCTTGACCGATACTCGTTATACCCTTTATTCCTCTATTTTTTAGGTATTCCATATAATCAGTATTTCTCTTAGCCCCAAGTATTCTTGCAACTGCCCCATATACCTGCCTTTTTGTGGCGCCAGTTTTAATCATATAGGCATCTAATACAAAAAAATCTGTTAAATTATATTTCGAAATCATATTTTGATACGCCGCAAGACTTGGGATAGTGTTTGCAATACCAGTCTTGCCAGTGAAAATATAAATTCCTAATTGATGCGCTTCAATAGTATAGCCGCCATTTGCCTGCAACACCTCGACACTGCTCCAAGTTCCTTCTAAATAATAACCATTTACTGAATAACTGTCTAAGATACTTGTAATAAGTATAGGCTTTTCGATCTCATATACAGCTACTGTCTTATCTGTTTGTTTCTTTAAAATACTTTTTACAGAACTTTGATGATCTTCTTTAATATTCGCTATAGCACTATCAATAATATCTTTTAATGATTCATCATTAATAGTTCCTTTACTTAATTCATTTTCAAGTCGTGTGATAATACGGATTCTTTCTCTGTCAACCAATTTATTAAGTGCTATCATAATATCATCCTCTAGGATCATATCTTCTTGATCTATATAAATAATATCCATATCAATACATATTTCTGGTGATAAGGTGTCTTCCCCGTTAACCTTACTTCCAGCTGCCATTTTAATAAAATCTAACTTAATATAATAATCTTTAATTTTCTTTTGATTCTTCTGGGCAACTGCTTCCTTAATCGCTTCATTATCAGCAGTAAGCGTATACGGTCTTATACTTATTGATTCCGTACCAAGTACAGCATTAATAATTACATTTAAGTCGCTGGCTTTATTTAGCATTGTAGCTGGCAGATAATAGGTAAGTCTATTCATGCCTTCTAGTGTCTGCAAGTCATATGCACTTTTCACAGCAAGTTCTGCATTAATATATGACGCTTTATACTTATAAGCTGCTGAGAATCTATTTTCTCCTTCTACTTCCCAGTACGCTTTTCTTCTTAGTTTCTCTACCTCATCCTCGAAACGCTTAAGATATTCACTAAACTTATTATCCTTGTCTTGGTCATCTTGATCAAATTCCGTTCTTGCAACTACCTTTTCTGAATAAAGCGATCTTGGATAGTCTCCATTTTCTGGTTTAGCACTGGTTTTATCAACAACTCTTACTTTAATATCATATCTTCTTCCAGGTTTAAGGTTATAAAGTTTATAGACAAAATGCCTATAACCTGACGTTATGGTACTTGGATCTTCAATCGATAGAACTGATACCCGCGAATAGTCCAAGCGATAATTATCATCTGTCTCGCCTTGAACTGCTATTTCAAATTCATAATCATTTGGAACATTTGCACCACCTGGTATAGGCGCTAAGAAACTAATGACCGTCTCTGTTTTAGGATCATATGTATATTTGCTAGGTGTTTCTACCTGAAGCTTTATAGGCCTTTCAACCGGATGAGTCGTAACAGGTACCATAATCCACTCTGATCTGACCATGGTTCCGTTAACGATGCATACTGTACGCACATAATAATAATAAATGGTATTAGGTGAAAGATTGTTATCTTCTAACCTTAAGCTGTCTGAAGACTGAACGGGTTCAACTTGATACCACCCGCTAGCTGATGGATTGCCTCCTATAGCCATAAGATTTGGTTCTGATGTTCTGAATCCAACAACTTTATTATTATCAGAAACTAATGCCTCTATATTTAATTGACGTCTTTGTTCATTTTCATTAAGTTTAACATCTGTTGCTCTTGCGATTTCATAATAAAGTTTCGTTATATCCTCATCTTTTTCAAGCTTTGCTTCTGCCCACTTTAAGATAGCCGTAGTATTATTAGGCTGAGACTCTACCCAAAAGTCCTGTGGTGCAGGCGGCACTTTATCTTCTGGTTTAGGCGGCTGTGGCAAAGCTGTCGTTGTAAAGCTAAGAATCTTTGAGAATATTGAATACCTTGAATCTTTTGGCTGCAAGTCTTTAAACACATCTAATCTTACTCTCGTTTTTACATAATACACTTGATTCGCATCTAAACCTTCTAATGACAATTTGACTGGCGGCGGATTTTGAACATCTCCTAGCGAATCAACCGTGTAAACAATGGGAAGAACGCCTCCGTTTCTTAAAGACTCCATCTCATCATCAGTTAAAAGTATCGTAGTATCTGCAGCATGCTTATAACGTGCTACACCTGTTTCAACTACAAAATCTTGGTCTGTATAAGCTGTTTTTTTATCATTTTTTTGATAAAGAAAAATCTCATAAATTCCTTTGTAAGACGTTTCAGTGGTTGTTTCATCTAGATGAAGCGCTGCTGGCTTAAGCATCTTTTTTACATAATTCGTAATATTAATTTTATCAATCTCAATATCATAATTAATTTTTGGCGGCAATGGATTCATTACCGAGCGGTTTATGCTCTCAAGCTTTGTAGGTGTTGGTATAATTTCTATTACTGTATCAAGAGGTACTGAAATGTCGTTTGAATCCTGACTTACAGCAATTTTTGCACCGATGTCACTTGGATCAAATATTGCTCTAATGCTTGCATAATAAACTTTAGGCACTGTATAGGCAGGCATTGTCATTTCATTGCCTGGTGTATAATCGTTCCCGTTAAATCTATTGTCTTGAACCTCTATAAACTCCCAACCTGTTTCATTGATAGATTTAAGCACAACTTCTTCCACTAAAAAGTTCCCTGTACTTTCTATGTATTGTCCCGATCCAGCCTCACCACTTACTGCTTCTACTACAATTTTACCACTCACAAGGTCTTTGGATACTTTAAATATCTTAATGACCTTCGAATCTGAGGCAGGTCGTGTCGCACCGCTTTCTTTTTTGGTTTGGTGGAAGGAAAGTTCATAATAGATTGCACCCTTCGCTAAAATAGCCTCTAACTCACTTTTTTGTGGTGCCTGCCAAGTTATATCAAATCCAATGGCCTGTGGTGGATCTTCTAGGTTATCTCCCGGCACAGCATAAATATTGTTAATACTTTGTATTTTAGATACTGGCGGTGGCGGTGTTTCATTATTAATACTAAATTGTATGATTTGAGACTGAAGGGCTGCTTTGCCGCCAATATCTGCTTCGACTTGGAAGTAGGTGGTCTCAGCTGTATTAGGTACGTAGATATAGATGAGCTCCGAATTATTTAATCCACCTGGATAGTTATGGTATACCAACGGTGAAACATTATCGTATAGTGTTCCTTGTTTTAAAGTATAGGTTACAGCACCGTTTACTTTGTAAGGTTTAATCCAAATACCTACCTGACTCTCACTGGCTCTAAAAGCACTGTATTCCAAATAAGTATGTCCATTATTTTCCGGGCTGAATGTTCTTTGTCCTATGTCAAGACTACTCATAACACCGCCACTGAAACTTAATCCCGCATTTATCAACATACTAGAATCAAGTTTATCCCATTCTATAACTTTTACTTTATTATCATTATCCAGATAGTCCGTAGATTGATTGACATAAATACTCATCGTACTACCGCTTGTTTGCACCTGTCCATGCGTTGTACCATTTCTTTTCACCTCTATGGGATTAGCTGGTATTGTGCTCCCTAAAGAAAAGTTAAGTGTAAGCGCATTGCTGCTCCCCCCACTTTCCCCTCCTGATGCTGAAGTCGCAATGGACATATTTAATACTGCTGAGATATCAGATCCTTCTACCTCAGTAAATACACTGCTGCCACCAATAATGGCTTTAGGTTTATCAAATGATACTTTAACACCTGGACGACTACCCAAAGTTTCATCTCCGCTTTGAAGTGTATGTTTAGATTCTAGTGTTGGACCCGATGTTAAATGTGTAGGTGTAACTGTAAACTTCTCAAGACCCTTTAAAGTGGTCAAAGTTCCTGTCTTTTGAATACTGCCACTGTCGTATGTTAATTCAAATGGTGTGATATAGCCTGCCTGTATCCCCTGCGTACTGATATGGATAGTCTGACCTTTAATTTGAAGTCTAATAGGGAGTGATCCTGCAGTAAAACTTAATTGCTGCTGTTCAAAACCTACGGTTTTACCTGGGGCATCCAGCTGCAGATTGTTGTACTGAAAAACACCTAATGCTGGTGAAGTTGTCTGCCATGCCCAAGTCCCTGCATTATAGGTTCTAAAACTATATGTAGCTGGAGTCGTACTGAGACTAGCCCTCATCGTTACTTGTCCTGAAGCTGCTACATCAAATTCGAGATCAACTTTATTAGTAATTGATTGTTGAACATAATAACTCAATGTATATTTACCTATAGACTTCATATCCCATTTGACCCCGGCTTCATCTTTTTGAAGCCCATTGTTGTTGGGTTCTATCCCATTCAACCCATCTAAAAGTCCTTGATCAGTAACCAACCTATAGTTAAATTCGCTATCAAACTCAGCCGGTGCAGCACTTAAACTTAGGACATTTAAAGAACTTAAAAGCATAATAATGGTTAATAATAGTGCTACTCTTCTTTTCATGTGCTATCTCCTCCAGATCTAAACTAGTAATCTATATGAATATCTCTTCAATAAATAAGTTTTCTCCTAATATTTATCGACATCATTTAGGTTTAACATAATATTCCTGCTTCATATTCGTAATAAAATCTTCCAATATATTGTCGATCGCTTATCTGTTGGGTATTTGCTCAATGACCTTTTTAAAAGCTGTGGCTATAGGCAGCGCTTCCATTTGTGCCAATGTCACAAACCTGCCCTGTGAGATCTGATCCATAGTCTCTTTTGGCATTTCATTCTCCCTATTGCTTACTAACAGTGGCTTCATTTCCCACTTAAGGTGGGTAAATACATGCCTAACTGTGTTCAGTGGTTTAACCAGAAGCAACTGGTGCTTGATATTATCAAAAACGGTTTTATCTAACATAACAAATCCCCAAGTATTTGCTAATAGCCCTTCTTCGGGCCTTTTAACCATATAGTAGCTTTGTTCTTTTTTAAAAATAATGACATAATAATACAAAGTCTTACTGTTTACTTTTTTACTTTTAACTGGATAATTTTCTGCTACTCCCGTTTGATAGCCACCGCACAATGTCTGTACCGGACATGCGGTACATTTAGGGTTTTTAGGAGTACAAACCAGTGCGCCGAGTTCCATTAAAGCTTGATTAAATCGATTAGGATCACTCGGCATAAGCGCCATAACCCTTTCATCAAATATTTTTCTATTTTTAGCAATACTAACATCTTCTTCTATTAAAAATTGTCTGGCAAGTATTCTCATTACGTTGCCATCCACCGCTGGAATAGGCTTATGAAAAGCAATACTTAAAATAGCACCCAAAGTATATGGACCAATTCCAGGTATTTTCTTAATAAGGTCACTATCAGTCGGGAAAACGCCCCCATATACTTCGTCTATCATTCTAGCGCCCTTATGTAAATTCTCAGCTCTTCTATAATAACCAAGCCCCTGCCAGTAAGTATAAACTTCTTCTAAAGAAGCACTGGCTAAACTATGAATAGTCGGAAATCTATCTATAAACCTTTCATAATACGGAATCACAGTATCTACCTGCGTCTGCTGAAGCATAATTTCTGATACCCATATCGCATAAGGATCATTTGTGTTTCTCCATGGCATTTCTCTTTTATTGATGTCAAACCAAGCTAGTAATCTTTCTGCATAATCCATAGCAAATTCCTTCCGTCATATAATACATTTTATATTATACTTATTTTACCATAAGTTCGGGAATTAAAACATATTATTTCCTTGGAAATATATATTTTTTTACTTTTTTCTCCATTTTTCTCAAATTAAGCAATATAAGTGTTTATTTTACGTTTTAATATGAAGTCAAAAAACTACAAATACTCTTTGTAAATTGAGTATCTATATAAGGTTCGTAAGGCTGACAGGGATACCTTACGCCTTTCCCGCCAACCCACGGCCTACCCGAGTCAAGTCGTAAGATACCCCTGCCTGCCAAGCGAACCTAATATCAGGACTTCAATTATAAAGATACCTAATATACTGCTATATGCAGTAGTTTTCGCACAGTCTGGTGGGTAGGCGGGAGAGCTAAAAGAGTTCCCTCACTCCCCTGCGGACTTTATCCAATAACCTAAAAAACAAAATCATAAAATAAAGTGCCCTAAATACCTTTTTTCAGGTCTTTAGGACACTCTCCATACATTTTATAAATACTACTCTATCTTTCTTCTTTCAAGTTCAGCCTTACAATAGCTTTCTTAAGAGCAATCTCAGCTCTTACTTTGTCCATACTATCTTGTGACAAGCGGCCTTCTGCTCTTTCTTTAGCTTTTGCAGCTCTTTCAACATCTATGTCGTCCGGAAACTCTGAGGCGTCTGTAAGAATAACTACACTGTCAGTTGTAACCTCTGCAAAACCTCCCATAGTTGTTGCTTTCTTTAGTACGCCATCTTGCTTATAGCGAATAACGTTATATCCAAGCAGTGCAACTACCGGCTCATGGTCATATAGTATCCCCATATCCCCTTCTGTTGTATGCAGTATCACTGTCTCTACTTCTTCATCTAGTATCATTTTAAGCGGTGTTATTATTTGAAGCCTTAGTTTATTTTTTTCCACACCTATCACCTACAATGTTTTAGCTTTTTCTATAGCATCTTCAATTGTTCCTACCATAAGAAACGCATTTTCTGGCAGTTCATCATGAAGTCCTTCAAGAATTTCTCTAAATCCACGAATAGTTTCTTTAACTGGCACATATTTCCCTTCCATACCCGTAAATGTTTCTGCTACGAAGAATGGTTGTGAAAGGAACTTTTGAATCTTACGTGCACGGCTAACAACCACTTTATCTTCTTCTGATAACTCATCCATACCTAAAATGGCTATAATGTCCTGAAGTTCTTTATAGCGTTGAAGGATTTCTTGAACACCACGAGACACTTCATAATGTTCTTCCCCTACAACTTGAGGATCAAGGATACGAGATGTAGATTCCAGTGGATCTACCGCAGGGTAAATCCCTTGTTCAACAATTGCACGAGAAAGAACTGTTGTTGCATCCAGATGGGCAAATGTCGTTGCTGGTGCTGGGTCAGTTAAGTCATCGGCTGGTACATATACTGCCTGAACTGATGTAATAGACCCTTTTTTAGTAGACGTAATACGTTCTTGAAGTGCGCCTACTTCTGTTGCAAGAGTTGGTTGGTATCCAACAGCACTTGGAATACGTCCTAAAAGTGCTGAAACTTCTGAACCAGCTTGAATAAAACGGAAAATATTATCTACGAATAATAGTACGTCTTGTCCTGACTCATCACGGAAATATTCCGCCATCGTAAGTCCAGTTAATGCGACACGCATTCTGGCACCTGGTGGCTCATTCATCTGACCAAATACCATTGTTGTTTTATCTAGAACCCCAGACTCTCTCATTTCATGATAAAGGTCATTTCCTTCTCTTGTACGTTCACCTACTCCTGCAAATACAGAAAATCCACCATGTTCGGTTGCTATATTACGAATAAGTTCTTGTATAAGTACTGTTTTTCCTACTCCTGCTCCACCAAAAAGACCGATTTTACCACCTTTAAGATATGGGCATATAAGATCAACAACTTTAATTCCTGTTTCTAAAATTTCTGCTGAAGTAGACTGCTCTTCAAATGTAGGCGCTGGTCTATGAATAGGCCATTTTTCTACATCTGGATTTTCTTTGCCATCTACTGCAAGTCCTGTTACATCAAATATACGTCCAAGTGTTGCATTACCTACTGGAACTGAAATAGGTGCTCCAGTATCTAAGGCTTCCATTCCTCTTACGAGTCCATCTGTAGCCGACATCGCAATACAACGTACTACATCATCTCCAAGATGGAGTGCTACTTCTACTACTAGTGTTTCTCCATCTTGTTTTTTGATATTAATAGCGTTATATAGCGCCGGAAGATTTTGCGGACTAAATTTAATATCAAGGACAGGACCAATGATTTGAACAATATGTCCTATGTTTTGTGCCATGTACTCTTTCACTCCTTTGTTTGAATTAATCCTGGACATTTTTTGCTGCCAGTTTAATTATAAATTATTTGAGTGCCTCGGCCCCGCCTACAATCTCTGATAGTTCTTGCGTGATAGCTGCTTGTCTCGCTCTATTGTACTGAATGTTCAACTTTTCCATAATTTCTTCTGCATTTTCAGTTGCAGAATCCATCGCTGTCATTCTTGCACCTTGCTCACTTGCACTCGCTTCTACCAGACCACCATATATTACGTCTGCTACATATCTTGGAATAACGTATCCAAGCACAGCTTCTGCTGATGGTTCGTAAACTAAAAGATCATTTGGCAGTCCGTCTTCTCTAGTTTCTTCACTCTTTATACTTTCTATATCTATTGGCAAAATGCGAATCATAGTAGGCTCTTGCTGAATAGAAGATTTAAAACCTGTATAAGCCAGATATACTTCTCCAACTTCACCTTTAATAAACTTATCTATTGCGTAATCAGCAATTTCTTTTGCCACTTTATAGGTAGGCTCTTCTGATATACCTAAAATTTCTTTAAAAACATTATAACCTTTTGCTTTAAACAGCTCTTTGCCTCTTTTTCCAACTACAACTAAGTGAGCTTTTTGCTCATCTTTTATATGTTTCATAACTACTTTACAAATATTTGCATTATAGCCTCCGCAAAGCCCTCTGTCTGCTGAAAGGGTTATATAGAGTGCCTTATCAGATTCATTTGGCTTTAAAAAAGGAGATCCTATACCATTTGCATTTTTAGCTATTGACTGCATGGTTGTAAGCATTTTATTAAAAAAAGGTCTTGTTTTAAGTGCAGCTTCCTTGCTTTTATGAAGCTTTGATGTTGCTACAAGGTTCATGGCACTCGTAATTTTCTTGGTGCTGTCTATGCTTCGTATTCGCCCTTTAATATCTTGTAAAGACGCCATTTATCGCACCCTCTCTGTTAATTAGTTTGCTTTAAATCCTTGTTTGAATTCCACAACAATATTTTTAAGTTTTTCTTCCAGATCTTTTGTAATACCTTCTTTTTTAACAAGCTCTGCAAGAATCTCTGGATACTTCGTATCAACAAATTCAACTAATTCACTTTGGAATCTAACAACTTCCGCTACTGGTATATCTAAAAGATATTTTCTAGTTGCAGCGTATAATATAACGATTTGATGTGCAACACTAAGCGGTGCATATTGCGCCTGCTTAAGCACTTCCATAATACGCTCTCCTTGCATAAGCGCATTTTGAGTCGCAGTATCAAGGTCTGATCCAAATTGTGCAAAGGATGCCAGTGAACGGTACTGCGCAAGTTCAACACGGATAGGCCCTGCAATTTGTTTCATCGCTTTAATCTGAGCAGCGCCTCCAACACGAGATACCGAAAGACCCGGGTTAACCGCTGGCCTTACCCCTGCGTTGAAGAGTTCTGTCTCTAAGAAGATTTGTCCATCTGTAATAGAAATAACGTTTGTTG
This genomic window from Cellulosilyticum sp. I15G10I2 contains:
- the mutY gene encoding A/G-specific adenine glycosylase, whose protein sequence is MDYAERLLAWFDINKREMPWRNTNDPYAIWVSEIMLQQTQVDTVIPYYERFIDRFPTIHSLASASLEEVYTYWQGLGYYRRAENLHKGARMIDEVYGGVFPTDSDLIKKIPGIGPYTLGAILSIAFHKPIPAVDGNVMRILARQFLIEEDVSIAKNRKIFDERVMALMPSDPNRFNQALMELGALVCTPKNPKCTACPVQTLCGGYQTGVAENYPVKSKKVNSKTLYYYVIIFKKEQSYYMVKRPEEGLLANTWGFVMLDKTVFDNIKHQLLLVKPLNTVRHVFTHLKWEMKPLLVSNRENEMPKETMDQISQGRFVTLAQMEALPIATAFKKVIEQIPNR
- the atpC gene encoding ATP synthase F1 subunit epsilon, which produces MEKNKLRLQIITPLKMILDEEVETVILHTTEGDMGILYDHEPVVALLGYNVIRYKQDGVLKKATTMGGFAEVTTDSVVILTDASEFPDDIDVERAAKAKERAEGRLSQDSMDKVRAEIALKKAIVRLNLKEER
- the atpD gene encoding F0F1 ATP synthase subunit beta, producing the protein MAQNIGHIVQIIGPVLDIKFSPQNLPALYNAINIKKQDGETLVVEVALHLGDDVVRCIAMSATDGLVRGMEALDTGAPISVPVGNATLGRIFDVTGLAVDGKENPDVEKWPIHRPAPTFEEQSTSAEILETGIKVVDLICPYLKGGKIGLFGGAGVGKTVLIQELIRNIATEHGGFSVFAGVGERTREGNDLYHEMRESGVLDKTTMVFGQMNEPPGARMRVALTGLTMAEYFRDESGQDVLLFVDNIFRFIQAGSEVSALLGRIPSAVGYQPTLATEVGALQERITSTKKGSITSVQAVYVPADDLTDPAPATTFAHLDATTVLSRAIVEQGIYPAVDPLESTSRILDPQVVGEEHYEVSRGVQEILQRYKELQDIIAILGMDELSEEDKVVVSRARKIQKFLSQPFFVAETFTGMEGKYVPVKETIRGFREILEGLHDELPENAFLMVGTIEDAIEKAKTL
- the atpG gene encoding ATP synthase F1 subunit gamma, producing the protein MASLQDIKGRIRSIDSTKKITSAMNLVATSKLHKSKEAALKTRPFFNKMLTTMQSIAKNANGIGSPFLKPNESDKALYITLSADRGLCGGYNANICKVVMKHIKDEQKAHLVVVGKRGKELFKAKGYNVFKEILGISEEPTYKVAKEIADYAIDKFIKGEVGEVYLAYTGFKSSIQQEPTMIRILPIDIESIKSEETREDGLPNDLLVYEPSAEAVLGYVIPRYVADVIYGGLVEASASEQGARMTAMDSATENAEEIMEKLNIQYNRARQAAITQELSEIVGGAEALK